The following is a genomic window from Flavobacterium sp..
TGGTATAAAATTTCGTCTTCGTATAAATTTTGAATTTTATTCCAATCTTTTTTTATTCCGATTTTTTGAAAGCCAAATTTAGTAAAAAGGGAAATACTAATTTCATTTTTGCTTCCAATATTTGCATATAATTGATGCAATTGCAATTGATTGAATGCATAATTGATTATCAACTGTATAGCTTCTGAACCAATACCGCTATTTCGCATGGCTTCGTTGGAAATTACAATCCCTACACCTGCTCGGTTATTATTTGGATCAAGATCAAATAAATCAATTAAACCAACTGCTTCAAAAGTATCATTCATACAAATTGCCAAACGCAACTGCTTTGCTTCATAAATATCTTGGTGCGCATTTTCTAAATACTGACGAATTAAAAAACGACTGTATGGGGTTTGCGTATTACTTACATTCCAAATCGATTCATTATTCTCTATTGAATAGATAAACTCTAAATCTTCGGGTTCGAGTGCTCTTAGATAAATGGTATTTCCTTTTAATGTAATCATTTCTAATTTAAAATTTTAAAACAATAGACACAATAGATTTAGTTTGCGTTGATTTTAGGCGTTACACTTTTATATAGAAATCATAGACAACAAAAAAATCTGTAAAATCCGTGCAATCTGTGTTATCTGTGTTCCAATTTATATTTCAATCTTTCCTTCAAAAACAAAAGTCGCAGGGCCAATTAAGAAAACATTTGTATAACTCCCATTATCTTCATCAAATTGCACTTTTAGTTTTCCCCCTTCAACATTTAAATCGATAATATTATTCTTTGTTTTTCCAAGCTGATGCATAGCGATTGCAACTGCTGTCACACCCGTTCCACAAGACAAAGTTTCATCTTCAACTCCACGTTCATAGGTACGAACTGCAAAAATATCATTTGCTAATTGGTTCACAAAATTAATATTACTTCCTGCATTCCCATACAAATCAGAATAACGAATTTTAGCCCCTTCCACTTTTACATCTAAATTTTTTAAATCATTTACCAGTTGCACATGATGTGGAGAACCAGTATTTAAAAAGGTATAATTAGATTCGTTTTTTATTGCATCTACATCTTTCATTTGAAGTGCTACGATTCCTTCATCATCGATAGTTGCAAAGTGATATCCATCAAATGCTTCAAATTTGGCTTTATTTTTAACCACACCCATTTGTTTGGCAAAAGCAACTAAACATCTTCCGCCATTACCACACATAGAACTTTCGTTTCCATCCGAATTATAATAGACCATTTTAAAATCAAAATCGGCATGATTCTCAAGCAAGATAAGTCCGTCTGCACCAATCCCAAAACGTCTATCACACAATTTTTCAATAAGTTGCTTATTCTCTTTAGGGAAAAATTGAGAACGATTGTCAATCATAACAAAATCGTTGCCAGTTCCTTGATATTTATAAAATGTAAGTTCCATCATGAAATTAATTTAGACAAAAGTACAAATATTAATAAGATGTTAAACATTGTTAATCGAGCGTTAAAGTGATTTTTTGGAATATTTTTTTTTATAATTTTGAGTGTACAAAAATTAATACTTATGAAAAAATTTGGAAGTTTAGTATTCGTATCGCTCTTAAGTGGAGCCTTAACATTAGGTGCTTACAAATTCTTTTTAGAACCAAATAAGGCCGGAAAATTAACTCTTGCCTCACCTAATTATGTCAAAAATGTAAATTTTGGAGCAGAAAACATTGATTTTACGACAGCTGCAGAAAACACAATACACGCTGTGGTTCACGTTAAAAACGTAAGTGTTTCAAAAGTACCTGGTAATATTTACGATTTTATTTATGGACATCAAGGATTAAGAGAACAAACTCA
Proteins encoded in this region:
- a CDS encoding GNAT family N-acetyltransferase yields the protein MITLKGNTIYLRALEPEDLEFIYSIENNESIWNVSNTQTPYSRFLIRQYLENAHQDIYEAKQLRLAICMNDTFEAVGLIDLFDLDPNNNRAGVGIVISNEAMRNSGIGSEAIQLIINYAFNQLQLHQLYANIGSKNEISISLFTKFGFQKIGIKKDWNKIQNLYEDEILYQLINHT
- the dapF gene encoding diaminopimelate epimerase, with translation MELTFYKYQGTGNDFVMIDNRSQFFPKENKQLIEKLCDRRFGIGADGLILLENHADFDFKMVYYNSDGNESSMCGNGGRCLVAFAKQMGVVKNKAKFEAFDGYHFATIDDEGIVALQMKDVDAIKNESNYTFLNTGSPHHVQLVNDLKNLDVKVEGAKIRYSDLYGNAGSNINFVNQLANDIFAVRTYERGVEDETLSCGTGVTAVAIAMHQLGKTKNNIIDLNVEGGKLKVQFDEDNGSYTNVFLIGPATFVFEGKIEI